One window of the Mixophyes fleayi isolate aMixFle1 chromosome 6, aMixFle1.hap1, whole genome shotgun sequence genome contains the following:
- the UBTF gene encoding nucleolar transcription factor 1 isoform X2 — MNGAAAGKTNASMTAPSDQDQWSQEDMLTLIETMKTLLPPLDSTKFKTTESHMDWNKLAFKNYTGPMCRQKWTEISNEVRKFRTLTELILDAEEHVKNPYKGKKLKKHPEFPKKPLTPYFRFFMEKRAKYAKLHPEMSNLDLTKILSKKYKELTDKKKMKYIQDFQKEKIEFEKNLAKFREEHPDLMQSTKKSDVPEKPKTPQQLWYNHERKVYLKIKPDASTKDVKDALGKQWSQLSDKKRLKWIHKALEQRKLYENVMREYIQKHPEMNLSEEGMTRSTLTKAERQLKDKFDGRPTKPPPNSYSMYCAELMANMKDVPSTERMVLCSQQWKLLSQKEKDAYHKKCEQKKKEYEVELMRFLESLPEEEQQRVLAEEKMVGMHKKGLGNQASKLAAQEAAKAKSKSGQDKKKAADDRGKLPETPKTAEEIWQQSVIGDYLARFKNDRAKALKGMETTWVNMEKKEKIMWIKKAAEDQKRYERELSDMRSPPATAVAGKKMKFLGEPKKAPMNGYQKFSQELLSNGELNHLPLKERMVEIGSRWQRISPSQKDYYKKLAEDQQRIYRMQLETWMKGLSSQDRAAYREQTSSKRKSTTKLKAPVAKSKPVVQCKSEDEDDDDDDEDDDDDEDEDEDKEDSSDDGDSSESSSEEDSEDAEEVGQQD; from the exons ATGAACGGAGCTGCTGCTGGAAAAACAAACGCCAGCATGACTGCCCCAAGCGATCAGG ACCAATGGTCCCAGGAGGATATGCTAACTCTCATTGAAACCATGAAGACCCTACTGCCCCCCCTGGACAGCACAAAGTTCAAGACCACAGAGTCCCACATGGACTGGAACAAGCTGGCCTTTAAGAATTACACTGGACCAATGTGTCGCCAAAAGTGGACCGAGATCTCAAATGAG GTCAGGAAGTTTCGTACACTTACAGAGTTGattctggatgcagaggagcatGTAAAGAACCCATACAAAGGAAAGAAACTGAAA AAACATCCAGAATTTCCCAAGAAGCCCCTGACACCCTATTTCCGCTTCTTCATGGAGAAGAGAGCAAAATATGCAAAGTTACATCCAGAGATGAGCAACTTGGACTTAACCAAGATTTTGTCCAAAAAATATAAGGAGCTAACAGATAAAAAGAAG ATGAAATACATACAAGATTTCCAGAAAGAGAAGATTGAGTTTGAGAAGAACCTGGCAAAATTCAG AGAGGAGCATCCAGATCTCATGCAGAGCACAAAGAAATCTGATGTTCCAGAAAAACCTAAGACCCCTCAGCAGCTGTGGTACAACCACGAGAGGAAGGTTTATCTCAAAATAAAGCCTGAT GCCAGTACAAAGGATGTGAAAGACGCTTTAGGAAAACAGTGGTCTCAGCTCTCGGATAAGAAACGTCTAAAATGGATCCACAAAGCTCTGGAGCAGCGCAAGCTCTATGAG AACGTGATGCGGGAGTACATCCAGAAACATCCAGAGATGAACCTATCCGAAGAGGGCATGACCCGCTCCACCCTTACCAAGGCAGAGCGCCAACTTAAAGATAAATTTGATGGCCGGCCAACTAAACCCCCTCC GAACAGCTACTCCATGTACTGTGCAGAGCTGATGGCCAACATGAAGGATGTCCCCAGCACGGAACGCATGGTTCTCTGCAGTCAGCAGTGGAAGCTGCTCTCTCAGAAGGAAAAGGATGCTTATCATAAGAAGTGCGAGCAG AAAAAGAAAGAATATGAAGTGGAGTTAATGCGTTTCCTTGAG agCCTCCCAGAAGAGGAGCAACAGAGGGTTCTTGCAGAAGAAAAGATGGTAGGCATGCACAAGAAAGGATTGGGCAATCAAGCATCAAAGTTAGCTGCACAGGAAGCTGCAAAG GCAAAGAGCAAATCTGGGCAAGACAAGAAAAAAGCTGCAGATGACAGGGGTAAGCTGCCTGAAACGCCCAAAACCGCAGAAGAAATCTGGCAGCAGAGTGTGATAGGGGACTACCTTGCCAGGTTTAAG AATGACCGAGCTAAAGCCCTCAAGGGCATGGAAACCACTTGGGTGAACatggagaagaaagaaaagatcaTGTGGATTAAAAAAGCAGCTGAGGACCAGAAACGATATGAG AGAGAGCTAAGTGATATGAGGTCCCCTCCAGCCACAGCAGTCGCTGGGAAGAAGATGAAGTTCCTGGGAGAACCCAAGAAAGCACCAAT GAATGGGTACCAGAAATTCTCACAGGAACTCCTGTCAAACGGAGAACTGAATCATCTACCCCTGAAGGAGCGTATGGTGGAAATTGGAAGTCGCTGGCAGCGGATTTCCCCCAGTCAGAAAGATTATTACAAGAAGCTGGCAGAAGATCAACAGAGAATCTACCGCATGCAACTTGAGACATGGATGAAG GGATTGTCCTCCCAGGACCGTGCAGCTTACAGAGAGCAGACATCGAGT AAGCGCAAGAGTACAACGAAACTCAAAGCACCCGTCGCAAAATCCAAGCCGGTGGTGCAATGCAAATCT gaggatgaggatgatgacgacgatgatgaggatgatgatgacgacgaagATGAGGATGAAGATAAAGAGGACTCCTCTGATGATGGAGACTCTTCCGAGTCTAGCAGTGAGGAAgacagcgaggatgcagaggaggTGGGCCAACAAGACTAG
- the UBTF gene encoding nucleolar transcription factor 1 isoform X1, with amino-acid sequence MNGAAAGKTNASMTAPSDQDQWSQEDMLTLIETMKTLLPPLDSTKFKTTESHMDWNKLAFKNYTGPMCRQKWTEISNEVRKFRTLTELILDAEEHVKNPYKGKKLKKHPEFPKKPLTPYFRFFMEKRAKYAKLHPEMSNLDLTKILSKKYKELTDKKKMKYIQDFQKEKIEFEKNLAKFREEHPDLMQSTKKSDVPEKPKTPQQLWYNHERKVYLKIKPDASTKDVKDALGKQWSQLSDKKRLKWIHKALEQRKLYENVMREYIQKHPEMNLSEEGMTRSTLTKAERQLKDKFDGRPTKPPPNSYSMYCAELMANMKDVPSTERMVLCSQQWKLLSQKEKDAYHKKCEQKKKEYEVELMRFLESLPEEEQQRVLAEEKMVGMHKKGLGNQASKLAAQEAAKAKSKSGQDKKKAADDRGKLPETPKTAEEIWQQSVIGDYLARFKNDRAKALKGMETTWVNMEKKEKIMWIKKAAEDQKRYERELSDMRSPPATAVAGKKMKFLGEPKKAPMNGYQKFSQELLSNGELNHLPLKERMVEIGSRWQRISPSQKDYYKKLAEDQQRIYRMQLETWMKGLSSQDRAAYREQTSSKRKSTTKLKAPVAKSKPVVQCKSEDEDDDDDDEDDDDDEDEDEDKEDSSDDGDSSESSSEEDSEDAEENEDEEEEDEDEEEDEDNESGSSSSSSSSGDSSDSDSN; translated from the exons ATGAACGGAGCTGCTGCTGGAAAAACAAACGCCAGCATGACTGCCCCAAGCGATCAGG ACCAATGGTCCCAGGAGGATATGCTAACTCTCATTGAAACCATGAAGACCCTACTGCCCCCCCTGGACAGCACAAAGTTCAAGACCACAGAGTCCCACATGGACTGGAACAAGCTGGCCTTTAAGAATTACACTGGACCAATGTGTCGCCAAAAGTGGACCGAGATCTCAAATGAG GTCAGGAAGTTTCGTACACTTACAGAGTTGattctggatgcagaggagcatGTAAAGAACCCATACAAAGGAAAGAAACTGAAA AAACATCCAGAATTTCCCAAGAAGCCCCTGACACCCTATTTCCGCTTCTTCATGGAGAAGAGAGCAAAATATGCAAAGTTACATCCAGAGATGAGCAACTTGGACTTAACCAAGATTTTGTCCAAAAAATATAAGGAGCTAACAGATAAAAAGAAG ATGAAATACATACAAGATTTCCAGAAAGAGAAGATTGAGTTTGAGAAGAACCTGGCAAAATTCAG AGAGGAGCATCCAGATCTCATGCAGAGCACAAAGAAATCTGATGTTCCAGAAAAACCTAAGACCCCTCAGCAGCTGTGGTACAACCACGAGAGGAAGGTTTATCTCAAAATAAAGCCTGAT GCCAGTACAAAGGATGTGAAAGACGCTTTAGGAAAACAGTGGTCTCAGCTCTCGGATAAGAAACGTCTAAAATGGATCCACAAAGCTCTGGAGCAGCGCAAGCTCTATGAG AACGTGATGCGGGAGTACATCCAGAAACATCCAGAGATGAACCTATCCGAAGAGGGCATGACCCGCTCCACCCTTACCAAGGCAGAGCGCCAACTTAAAGATAAATTTGATGGCCGGCCAACTAAACCCCCTCC GAACAGCTACTCCATGTACTGTGCAGAGCTGATGGCCAACATGAAGGATGTCCCCAGCACGGAACGCATGGTTCTCTGCAGTCAGCAGTGGAAGCTGCTCTCTCAGAAGGAAAAGGATGCTTATCATAAGAAGTGCGAGCAG AAAAAGAAAGAATATGAAGTGGAGTTAATGCGTTTCCTTGAG agCCTCCCAGAAGAGGAGCAACAGAGGGTTCTTGCAGAAGAAAAGATGGTAGGCATGCACAAGAAAGGATTGGGCAATCAAGCATCAAAGTTAGCTGCACAGGAAGCTGCAAAG GCAAAGAGCAAATCTGGGCAAGACAAGAAAAAAGCTGCAGATGACAGGGGTAAGCTGCCTGAAACGCCCAAAACCGCAGAAGAAATCTGGCAGCAGAGTGTGATAGGGGACTACCTTGCCAGGTTTAAG AATGACCGAGCTAAAGCCCTCAAGGGCATGGAAACCACTTGGGTGAACatggagaagaaagaaaagatcaTGTGGATTAAAAAAGCAGCTGAGGACCAGAAACGATATGAG AGAGAGCTAAGTGATATGAGGTCCCCTCCAGCCACAGCAGTCGCTGGGAAGAAGATGAAGTTCCTGGGAGAACCCAAGAAAGCACCAAT GAATGGGTACCAGAAATTCTCACAGGAACTCCTGTCAAACGGAGAACTGAATCATCTACCCCTGAAGGAGCGTATGGTGGAAATTGGAAGTCGCTGGCAGCGGATTTCCCCCAGTCAGAAAGATTATTACAAGAAGCTGGCAGAAGATCAACAGAGAATCTACCGCATGCAACTTGAGACATGGATGAAG GGATTGTCCTCCCAGGACCGTGCAGCTTACAGAGAGCAGACATCGAGT AAGCGCAAGAGTACAACGAAACTCAAAGCACCCGTCGCAAAATCCAAGCCGGTGGTGCAATGCAAATCT gaggatgaggatgatgacgacgatgatgaggatgatgatgacgacgaagATGAGGATGAAGATAAAGAGGACTCCTCTGATGATGGAGACTCTTCCGAGTCTAGCAGTGAGGAAgacagcgaggatgcagaggag AATGAAGATGAGGAGGAAGAAGATGAGGATGAAGAAGAAGATGAAGATAACGAATCGGGCTCAAGTTCCTCGTCCTCCTCCTCGGGAGACTCCTCAGACTCTGATTCAAACTGA